TTTTACACAATGAAAATGCTATTTTAACAGTTTCTGCGTACCTTGATGGGGAATATGGCGAAAACAATGTGTATATTGGAGTCCCAGCCATTATCAATCGAAGCGGTATTCGCGAAGTAATGGAATTGACGTTAAATGATACAGAACAACAGCAATTTCATCATAGCGTCTCCGTATTAAAAAATATATTAGCCCCATTTTTTAAAGAAGTGAAAGAATCTTTGTAATGAACTAATCATCCTTTCATTCATATAAATGAGCTTGGCGATTCATTTGCCAAGCTTTTTTTTTCGCAGTTCATCTTGCATGTGAAAGTATATCAACTTAAAAAATATAAAAGTTAGGGAATAAACATAAATTTGTAACTAGATGATAAGATAGAAATATATTTTAGGAATAAAATGCTATGTTCTTAACTATGAATTTTTTGGATCCAAATTATAAATCATTTAACAGGTGTGTTGATTAACCAATAATAACTAGTTGAGATGGCTCTATTTCTAGCTTTTCTGCCGGAGTCGGCAAGCGAATCGCTTGCCGACTCCAGCAGAAAAGCTTGTGTTCAGCCATACGATTCTGTATTTTTAAGTAAAATAATGGATAATCAACACTTGTGATCATTTAAAATACTTATCTTCATATCGAAAGGAGACCGTTGTGAATAAATTACATCCGATTTCCGAACAAGAACGCTTAGATGTCATTGATATCATACGAGGTTTTGCTATCTTTGGTATTCTCCTAGTCAACATGGCACATTTTAGTTATCCTGATATGTATTTAAGTTTAGTTGGGAAAAACAATTTTTTTACGGAAAATTGGGGAGCGCTTGATCATTTAACAAGAGGATTTCTTGATATTTTTGTGCAAGCTAAGTTTATCACGATGTTTTCGTTTCTCTTTGGCTTTGGTATGGTCATCATGATGGAGCGTGCAAAAGCAAAAGGAGAAAAGTTTGTTCCCATTTATCTTAGAAGATTATTCGTTTTGTTTGGATTTGGAGTCATTCATGCCTTTTTCATTTGGGATGGCGACATCTTAATGGACTATGCGTTAATGGGCTTTCTTCTTTTATTATTTCGAAATTTCAAGCCGATAACGCTTCTAATATGGGCAATTGTTTTATTTTCTTTATACTCGCTTCCTTATTTGTTCATAGGCATTTATTCATTATCAACAAATAATGGTATGGAAACTTTTTATGACCAAGAATTCATACAAGAAATGGAAAAAGAAGCAAAACAGGCTATGGAACATTATCAAAATGGAACCTTTCTAGAGGTTTTCAAGCAGCGTATACATGATCGTTTGTACTATATGGATTCTTTAGGCATGTGGCCGTTACAACCTATTCTATACGGATACTCTATGATTCCTTATTTTAGTATGTTTTTGCTTGGAGCTGCTTTTGCAAAATGGAGAATGTTCCATGAAGTAAAAAAGAATCAACAGCTATTAAAACGTATTTGCTGGACAGGCTTGCTAGTTGGGCTGCCGCTTAACATTTTAGCTGTATTTGAGCAGTCATTCTGGTTTATTGGGGCGCCATTTCTTATGTTATTTTATGTCATGTCTATCACTCTCATCATGAAGCAGCAAAAATGGCAAAAAAAATTCATGAAGGTGGCGGCAGTTGGACGAACGGCTTTTACGAATTATATCATGCAATCTATTATTTGTACGTCTCTTTTTTACAGCTACGGTTTTGGATTGTACGGGAAAGTATATCCATTTGTAGGACTTTTCATTTCAATTGTTATTTTTGCTGTTCAGGTTATCATTAGTCATAAATGGCTGAAGAAATATCGCTTAGGTCCTCTTGAATGGGTGTGGCGAACATTGACATATTGGAATGTTCAAAAACTGAAAATCAATCGAATAGCAGAAATGGAAAAGTGACAGGTACTCGAAAGGAGACGTTTTTTATTTTTTTACCTGTCTACCTTAAGGGGAGCATATCAAATGTGACTGAAACCCATTTAGATGACGGTGTTGAGATCCGATTCGTGTTTTCAATTTTTCTAAGCCAATATTTTAATTGATGAAGTTTCACATTATTGTCTGCACATCATTTGGATTGGGTCTGTCCACTATTCCTAAAATCGGCGATCCGTAGTTCCCATTCTTTTCGCAAGTCTGCTTTTGACATCAAAAAACCTCCTCAAATATTGATTTGAAGAGATTATCTCATAGAGTCAATATGGTTAATAGGTGGGAACTATTTTACGGTTACGAATAAGTAGGAATTGAACGTACCCGATATTTTCACAACTTTAAACTATGCCTAGTAAAATATTCTTACATACCTCAAAAATTATTGTTAAATTTAAATTCTACTTTCCAAACTTTTTGTGAGCAATTAGAAGCTTACATAGAAATAATTTTCTTTCTATACAAGCTATTATACCTGGAAGAGTACCTAGTCCTTGTTTTTCTTAAAAGATGAAAAAAAAGCTACCACTAAAAATGCTAAAGATAATACTCTTGTAAAACCTTCATAACTCAGAAGTATAAATTGGCCAATAACATAAACAATTAATGCCATGAATAAATAAGATAGCACCAATGTGATTTTTGTTTGTTTTATCTTAAGTAAAAAGATCGGGATTTCAACAATAAGTATGGTGCTAACGAGAATAATTAAGCAAATAAAGACATAATCCAAAATTATCACCTTCCTTTAAAATTAGTTTAAGCTCTTGACTATAGGTAGGAAAGGGACTGTCCATAAAATTCATGTATGCAAACACCCCAAAAATAAGCCTTAAAAAATATTTTAAATATCTTCTTAGGCTCCTTTAAATTTAATTCAGGAGTAATTTACACTATTCGGACAGCCCCTCTTAAAAATTAGATTTTTCGATAATCCTCTCTAGCTCCTAACCACTCTTTCCCATATTGATATAATGTTAAAGCAGCACCGAATGGACCTACTTTAACGGCACCTCCAACAACTTTTTTAATTAAAGACCAACTCAATAGATTACCAGCTTTTAACGCTTTTATTATATCATCTGCAAAACTTGCTACTCCAAAAGTAACCAAATCAAGCTCTTTACTCCTTAACCCATCTGCATGTCCTTGAAATCTAATAAAATTAGAATTATTTTTTCTTGTGTCTTTATAGTAAGGTTTTTGCCCAGCCATAATTGCTGTCGCCTTACTGTCAGAAAACACTCTATATCTTACATCTGCTACGTAAGATCCACCATCAGTATAATAATAATTTACTGCAAAAACACGGTTGCTTTTCAAATTACTACTATTGTTACTAGTATCAATAAGAACCTTTTCACCTTCTTCTGATTCCACTTCAATCTTATCAGAGTCTACTTCAGAAACAATAGTAGTTCCTTCATCTATCAACAATTTATTTTCTCCATCAACTTTATAAACTTTGATGTTTATCTCTTCAATATCATCAACTTTTTCTACGGTTTCATGAGTTTCGTATAGAATTCCATCTTCTCTATATTGATAAATGGAAAGCTCTGAAGAATCAACGATAAATTTCATCTCCCCTTCATTTAAATCCGAATTTTCATTTTTTTGGGCACTTGCATAAAAAGGTAATGTTGCTGAGAAAAATAACAGAAAACAAAGTGAGCTTGCAATTTTTTTCATTTCTTACTTCTCCTTTCTAATCTATTGTTTTACTAGAATCAAAGTATGTTTATAGATTAATAATAAACTTTAATAACCACCTCCCACTATTGACGACAACACTAACTACACATTTGTTCCATATTCATCCAAATTCTCAGTAAAAAAATATATATTTTCATTAGCATTGCATAAATATAGTTAGAATTTTCTGTTAATTATTTTTTGTGAATTTGTGCCAAAAAGACAAAACCTAAAGAAAGGTGGCACTGCCCATTTGGTAAATATATACAGTTAAACCAGAGCGAAAACGACAAAAGGGAGATTATGGACTGGCTCGCCCATCAAATTTTCGCAATCAATCATAAGCTGGTTCCACAGAGCTCTCTTTAACCAACGAGTAATTCGAAGTAGGGATTTCTTACTTTTCATCTTCAATTGAATGAGAACATGTAAGCAATACGTGATAAGGGCTAAGAAAATTTGATGTTGAATAGCTGTTTCACTCATTCCATAAAAGTGCTTAATTTCTACGTGTTGCTTGAGCCATTTGAAAAAGAGTTCAATAGCCCAGCGAGATCGGTAAATATCACTTATCTCTTCTGGTTTTAAATCAAATCGGTTGGTGATGAAACGAAGTAAGTTCCCTTTTGTGTCCATAACTTCTAGTAGACGAAAGACATTTTCAGTACGATTTTGTGTGGTACCAATGTAGACCATTTTATCGGATAGAACGTGACAATCATCAGGAAGTGAAAATGTATAGACTTCACGAATGACTGCGTTTTTCTTCAGTCTTGAAACGAAGAAATAGCCATCATCTGTCATCCGATCAAAACGTTCATAGTCCACATAACCGCGGTCAAACACATACATGGCTTCTTGATCATCCACTAGGACTTCGAGTTGATTTCGGTCATGTTCTTTTGCTGTCGTAATCACTGCTTTTTCAGGATAGACGGTGTCTTTATCCATGAAAACGAGCCGTAAGTGTAGCTTTACACCAGCTTTTGTTTGACGGAATTTTGCCCATTTATAATGGGTCAAATTCAACGGGAGTGTACTTGAATCAATGATTTTCATTGGCAAATTCTTTCCGTTTTTATAATGGTACCGTTGAATTTTCCAAACAAGATCCAAGAACAAATTGGCAAGAATGAGTGGGTTGATCTGATTGTTTTTTCGGGATAGCTGAGAGGCACTTATCGATTCAAATCCGAGTGCTTTTTGAAGAGTTACTACTTATTGAAGCTGGAGATTGGGAGCTTGGTGAAGCAGTTGGAGCTGCAGTAGGTGGTGGTATTATAGGTGGTATAAGTTCTGGTAGTCCAGTAGGAGTAATAGCAGGTGCAATTGGAGGAGTAGTAATTTACACTTGGCAAAATAGATAAAGTTAAACTACAATGTATTATATAAGAGGCTGTTCCATTACTTAAAGTCTTACTCAAAAATACAATATACAGTCTATAGAAATTAATATAGTATTGTATATTTGTGATTTTTGATAACGAAGGCTTTTTTGAGACAGCCTCTTATCATTTGTTCAATTTATACGGAGGTATATTAGTGGAAATAATTATTTACATTTTAAATTTAATTATAAAAATTATAGGGCTATTTATATTTATTTTTATAGGTGTGATGTATGGAACAAAAGAAAGAAGGGCATACACTAGGAACATAAGAATTTTAAAAAAACATGTTTGGTTTAAAGAAATTGTAGATAAACCTTTATTTATTATGGTAAATAATAACTTATTTAGAAAGCTTATCGCAGAGACAAATATAGAATCCCTTCTAAATGACTCAAATAAAATAAAAAGTTTTAAAGAAAAGTTATTAAATTTAAAAGAGGAGAATACTTATTAAGATTTTTTTCAAAAATTCCTTGTAAGTATTTATTCTTGTACCATCAAGCTAACGAAATTTTTTATTTATTTTGACTTTCGTTAGCTTTTTTTTAGACGAATAAATAATACCAACAACAAATTCAGGTTATAAAAGGCCTGTAATTTATTTAATTTGGTGACTATTTATGATTACAATAAATTGATAAATCCAATCGATTAAAAATACTTTAGTTCGTAAAAATTAATTTAAAATCATAGATTTAGGATACTGATGTGAGAATAACGCATGCTCTATTGACACAGTATATCATTAAATTGTAATCGAACAACTAATATGAAGCACATTAATTATGGAATGGAAGTCATCGCATATATGGGTATATTACGGTTTTAAGAACATTAGACTCGTTCTAAAATATTTAGAACTTTTTTAGTAGAACAAAGCGAAAACATCGAAGAATAACAGGTAGTCTAAATTAGAACCGATATATATCCGACACGGTGAAAACATTGTATTTGTAGAAAATGTCCCTAGACAATAGAAAAGACTACTAATGATAAAAATGAAAATGGGAGCGATGTATTGAGAAGGCATATTATTAACATTTTTTCAATATTAGTGATTAATTATTCTCTACTGTAGTTGAGCAATTTTCGTTACAATAATTACCATTTAAAAAGAGATAAACAGGGTACCCCTTATGCCACGTGGAGCTGTTTTTTCACGGTATCAATGGGAATATTTTGTTTTGCTGCACGGTAAATGAACTCCACGAGGCTATGTCCTTTTCTCTTGCGCAGGAGATCGAGCCCATCCGAAAAATCACTGTTAGACTCGAACATGCTGTACACATACGTAAGTTGCACCAAGATCCAATACCGTTTCACCGCCCGACGCCCGCGAACGCGGTATCCATCGAGTTTCAGCTGGTCTTTCGCTTGACGGAAAAAACACTCGATCGACCAACGTGCAGCATAGTAGCTCAAGATGTCTTCGTCGCTTAGCTCCCGATCGGTGCTCAAGACGCAATGAAGATGTTCAGATGTCATCGGCTGATCGGCTTTCCAAGCGAGTAGCACCACGGCATCATCGAGACCTTTGAGAGAGCCTTCGTAGCGATACACCCGATAACGCTCTTCTCCCACCGTGACGAGGTGAGTGTCTTTCGGTTCGATGTAGTGGGCAAACTGCTTCGCTTGGATGGCGATGCCTTTCGGGTAGAGAATTCGGTTCGTCTTGAGCATCGCGATCACGTGGAATCCCTTTTTCAGACAAGCTTCCACGAGCGTTTGCGATGGATACCAAGAGTCCATCAGCACATAAACGGGGCGACTCACATCCAACGAAGAAAGCATCTCGATCGTCAATTTTCCTTTGCTTTTCCCAGCCGTCTAGTCGTAGAGGCGAAAGGCAAAAGGAAACGCTTGGGTCATCGTATGAGCCATGAGCCAAACGAGAGAATGTCCCCAGATCGACCTTTTCTCTGTGTGAGAATAGTGCCAATCACACCCTTGAATGGCGTGCGTGGCCCGTGACGAAGGCTTCGTTTTTTGGCAAATCGTATCATCGATCGAAACAAAAAGGGGTGAATTCTCTCGTTTCGAGCTGCGTTCGACACGACGAAGCATCCACTGCTGGAGTTTGCGAAGCAATGTCTCTTCCTCCCACGGGCTTTTCGTGAAAAAATGGCTGAGTGTCGTGCGATGGTTCGGATGAAAACTCCCATGATGTAAATCGGTTAGTGTTCCCGAAAAACCTTTCGTCACCATCGCATCCACGATATGAACAAGATGCTTCATAACAGGTTTCGAGAAATAAAGCGCCAACCCTAACATCGTGAAAAACTTGTGAATTCCTTGATGATGTGCTAGTCTATTCATGAGACATGAACCTCCTTGTGGATAGTTGTGGGCACATCTATTCTAATCAAGGAATCGGGTTCATGTCTCCTTTTTTGTTCGGATGTAAATTTATGTTAGTGATTTTGCTCATCTACAGTAATGAGTTTCTCCGCCAACAACACAAACTTTATTTCTAATATAAGCAATATGCACAAGCATTATAAGTTTCAAAAACATATAGT
This sequence is a window from Bacillus alveayuensis. Protein-coding genes within it:
- a CDS encoding uncharacterized protein (product_source=KO:K07148; cog=COG2311; ko=KO:K07148; pfam=PF04235; superfamily=56918,81891; transmembrane_helix_parts=Inside_1_20,TMhelix_21_38,Outside_39_67,TMhelix_68_90,Inside_91_102,TMhelix_103_122,Outside_123_126,TMhelix_127_144,Inside_145_148,TMhelix_149_171,Outside_172_226,TMhelix_227_249,Inside_250_269,TMhelix_270_287,Outside_288_290,TMhelix_291_310,Inside_311_329,TMhelix_330_352,Outside_353_355,TMhelix_356_375,Inside_376_413), with product MNKLHPISEQERLDVIDIIRGFAIFGILLVNMAHFSYPDMYLSLVGKNNFFTENWGALDHLTRGFLDIFVQAKFITMFSFLFGFGMVIMMERAKAKGEKFVPIYLRRLFVLFGFGVIHAFFIWDGDILMDYALMGFLLLLFRNFKPITLLIWAIVLFSLYSLPYLFIGIYSLSTNNGMETFYDQEFIQEMEKEAKQAMEHYQNGTFLEVFKQRIHDRLYYMDSLGMWPLQPILYGYSMIPYFSMFLLGAAFAKWRMFHEVKKNQQLLKRICWTGLLVGLPLNILAVFEQSFWFIGAPFLMLFYVMSITLIMKQQKWQKKFMKVAAVGRTAFTNYIMQSIICTSLFYSYGFGLYGKVYPFVGLFISIVIFAVQVIISHKWLKKYRLGPLEWVWRTLTYWNVQKLKINRIAEMEK
- a CDS encoding hypothetical protein (product_source=Hypo-rule applied; cath_funfam=2.30.30.140; superfamily=101738; transmembrane_helix_parts=Outside_1_3,TMhelix_4_25,Inside_26_31,TMhelix_32_54,Outside_55_58,TMhelix_59_76,Inside_77_81), whose protein sequence is MDYVFICLIILVSTILIVEIPIFLLKIKQTKITLVLSYLFMALIVYVIGQFILLSYEGFTRVLSLAFLVVAFFSSFKKNKD
- a CDS encoding tetrahydromethanopterin S-methyltransferase subunit B (product_source=COG4062; cleavage_site_network=SignalP-noTM; cog=COG4062; smart=SM00749; superfamily=49384), which encodes MKKIASSLCFLLFFSATLPFYASAQKNENSDLNEGEMKFIVDSSELSIYQYREDGILYETHETVEKVDDIEEINIKVYKVDGENKLLIDEGTTIVSEVDSDKIEVESEEGEKVLIDTSNNSSNLKSNRVFAVNYYYTDGGSYVADVRYRVFSDSKATAIMAGQKPYYKDTRKNNSNFIRFQGHADGLRSKELDLVTFGVASFADDIIKALKAGNLLSWSLIKKVVGGAVKVGPFGAALTLYQYGKEWLGAREDYRKI
- a CDS encoding IS4 transposase (product_source=COG3385; cog=COG3385; pfam=PF01609; superfamily=53098), with product MKIIDSSTLPLNLTHYKWAKFRQTKAGVKLHLRLVFMDKDTVYPEKAVITTAKEHDRNQLEVLVDDQEAMYVFDRGYVDYERFDRMTDDGYFFVSRLKKNAVIREVYTFSLPDDCHVLSDKMVYIGTTQNRTENVFRLLEVMDTKGNLLRFITNRFDLKPEEISDIYRSRWAIELFFKWLKQHVEIKHFYGMSETAIQHQIFLALITYCLHVLIQLKMKSKKSLLRITRWLKRALWNQLMIDCENLMGEPVHNLPFVVFALV
- a CDS encoding ABC-type glucose/galactose transport system permease subunit (product_source=COG4211; cath_funfam=3.30.1330.80; cog=COG4211; superfamily=103263; transmembrane_helix_parts=Outside_1_19,TMhelix_20_51,Inside_52_56), which produces MLFEELLLIEAGDWELGEAVGAAVGGGIIGGISSGSPVGVIAGAIGGVVIYTWQNR
- a CDS encoding hypothetical protein (product_source=Hypo-rule applied; cath_funfam=3.30.1370.10; transmembrane_helix_parts=Outside_1_4,TMhelix_5_27,Inside_28_100), whose protein sequence is MEIIIYILNLIIKIIGLFIFIFIGVMYGTKERRAYTRNIRILKKHVWFKEIVDKPLFIMVNNNLFRKLIAETNIESLLNDSNKIKSFKEKLLNLKEENTY
- a CDS encoding hypothetical protein (product_source=Hypo-rule applied; pfam=PF01609; superfamily=53098), coding for MTIEMLSSLDVSRPVYVLMDSWYPSQTLVEACLKKGFHVIAMLKTNRILYPKGIAIQAKQFAHYIEPKDTHLVTVGEERYRVYRYEGSLKGLDDAVVLLAWKADQPMTSEHLHCVLSTDRELSDEDILSYYAARWSIECFFRQAKDQLKLDGYRVRGRRAVKRYWILVQLTYVYSMFESNSDFSDGLDLLRKRKGHSLVEFIYRAAKQNIPIDTVKKQLHVA
- a CDS encoding hypothetical protein (product_source=Hypo-rule applied; cath_funfam=3.30.450.20; pfam=PF13546; superfamily=53098) → MNRLAHHQGIHKFFTMLGLALYFSKPVMKHLVHIVDAMVTKGFSGTLTDLHHGSFHPNHRTTLSHFFTKSPWEEETLLRKLQQWMLRRVERSSKRENSPLFVSIDDTICQKTKPSSRATHAIQGCDWHYSHTEKRSIWGHSLVWLMAHTMTQAFPFAFRLYD